TACCGTTAACGCCAAGCGTGCGGCTGTCCACCGGCTTTCCCTGCTGCGCAGGCATGATCCGGCTCCCATTTCCGGCCTGGATGCCCTTCTTGCCAACCAGATCTTTTTTTATGACAACCCGGCCCGGTTCACTCAATCAGTCAATGCTATCTGTGAAGAGCTTGAAAAACGTGTTCAGAAAAAAGATGGTGCTTTTCCTGCAAAAACAGTGCGCATCCTGCTCTCCGGCTGCCCCCAGGCTGTTCCCAACTGGAAACTTCCTGCAATTGTGGAACAGAGCGGCGCTGTGATCGTCGGTGAGGAGTCATGTGTCGGTGAACGGGGATGTCGGAACCTCACCGACGATTCGGGCAATTCAGTGGATGAAATGATGGAAGCCATTATCGACCGTTATTTCAAGATTGACTGTGCCATCTTCACCCCCAACGGCGAAAGAATTGACCATATCAAGGAGATGTCAAAGACCTACAGGGCTGATGGAGTCATTCACTATGGATTGCAATTCTGCCAGCCCTACCTGATGGAAGCCATTCCAGTTGAAAGGGCCCTGGAAAAAGAGAGTATCCCCTGTCTGCGTATTGAAACCGATTACAGTATGGAAGATGCAGGTCAACTCACAACCAGGGTTGAGGCCTTTATTGAACAGCTCCGATAATTGGATTGAGTTTCAAGGGAGATACACATGAACTTTGCAGGAATTGATATCGGCTCCCGCTCCATCGAGCTGGTGGTTGTGGACGAAGACGAACAGATTGTCTCCGCCCTTCAGGCCGATACCGGGTTTGATCCCATTACCGAGGCGGAAAAACTGACAGAACAGTGTGATTTTGACAGAATCATGGCCACTGGATATGGCCGCAACCTGTTTGAAATCTCTTTTGATGCTCCTACCGTCACGGAAATCAAAGCCCATGCCCTGGGAGCAAAAACACTTTTTCCCGAAGCGGGAGCGATTTTGGATATTGGTGGTCAGGACACGAAGGCCATTTCACTCTTTGCCAATGGGAAAATAAGAAAATTTGAGATGAACGACCGCTGTGCGGCCGGTACAGGAAAATTCCTGGAAATCATGGCTGGCGCCCTCGGATTTACCATTGACGAATTTGGCAGACAGGCCCTGCTCGCTGAAAAAGAACTCTCTATTTCAAGCATGTGCACTGTTTTTGCCGAATCCGAAGTAACTTCCCTTATTGCCGGAGGAGAAAACAGGCATGAGATAGCCCTCGGCCTCCACGCCAGTGTTATGCGACGGGCCGCATCGATGATCAGCCGTGTCTGCCCTGAAGGAGCCATCGTTTTCACCGGCGGGGTTGCAAAAAACCCGTGCATGATTACTCTGCTCGAAGAAAAACTTGGGCAGAAGCTGCTCGTTCCCGATGACCCGCAACTGGTTGGTGCTCTGGGCGCCGCATTGCTCTCAAAAGGTAAGTGATCAGGGCACCGCATATTCGCACGGTCGCAACTGCCCGCATAGTAGGCTATAGCGGGCAGTCACGCCTGCACGAATCTACGGCATCCCTGATCACTTACAGGGGTAAGGTAGGGGAAAACACAGAGTTACAAATCCTGTGACCAGCTACCGCAAAAGAACACAGTAAATCATGACAACACAACACAACAAACCCATCCGGCTGACCGAAAGCGTCTCCGGATCCGGCTGAGCATCAAAACTCGCTCCAGGGGACCTGGACAAGGCATTATGCGGTATTGATTTTCCCAGCGATGAGAATGTTCTTATCGGTCTCGACCGGGCTGACGATGCCGGAATATACCGAATCAGCGATGACCTGGCCCTCATCCAGACCGTTGATTTTTTTACACCGATTGTCGATGATCCCTTCGCCTTCGGCCAGATTGCCGCGGCCAACGCCCTGAGTGATGTCTATGCCATGGGTGGTGTCCCGAAAACTGCTATGAACCTGGTGGCTTTTCCAGGAAAGGAGATGGATCTCTCCATTCTCCGGGCAATCATCGAAGGTGGCATCGACAAACTGAAAGAGGCGGAAGTCGTCCTGATGGGCGGACACAGCGTGGAAGACAAGGAAATCAAATTCGGGCTGTCCGTCACCGGCATCATCCATCCCCGTAAGATTCTTGCCAAAAAAAATCTGCGGCCGGGAGACAGGCTGATACTCACCAAACCCCTGGGGACAGGGATTATCAACACTGCCATCAAAGCCGCCATGGCACCGGCGGAACTCTGCAACAGGGTGACCAGGATCATGGCGACCCTGAATCGCAGAAGTGGTGAGATTATGGAAAAATTTGACATAAGTGCCTGTACGGATATAACCGGTTTCGGCCTGCTGGGCCACCTTGCCGAAATGGTATGCGGCTCCGGCAACAGCGTCACGATCAACTCAGGTGATATTCCACTTATCCCGGAGGCCATTGATTTTGCCAATATGGGTTTTGTTCCAGCAGGCGCCTATAATAACAGAACATTCAGGGAAGAGATGATCACCTTCAATCCGCAGGTACCGAGAACTCTTCAGGATATCCTTTTTGATCCCCAGACCTCGGGAGGATTACTGATCAGCGTTCAGGAAAACCAGGCGGAAAAACTACTGAACGCCTTGAAGGAAGGTGGTGTTGAAGGAGTCGCACAGATTGGTGAAATTGTCTCCGGTCCGAAAGAAAAAATAGAAATCAAGTAGAACAAGGAAAAAAATGAAAACGATTGATGCCCGTGGCCTGGCCTGTCCAACCCCGGTTCTTGAGACAAAAAATATCCTGGAAACAAAAAAACCAGACTCAATCCGTGTCACCGTTGATAATCCAGCCGCCCAGCAGAATGTCCAGCGGTTTCTGGAATCCCGGGGCTTTGAAACCCTCCTCGAGCAACAGGGTGATGATTATTTTATTTCCGGCTCACGGGATTCAGCCCCCCGCAACAGACTGAAACACCGACCTCTCCCGTTTCAGCAGAAAACAACATTCAGAAAATCATGGTAATGTGCGGCACTGATTCCCTGGGTTCCGGCGACAGGGAACTGGGCGGAAAACTGATGACCAGTTTTTTGCGCACCCTGGAAGAGATGGGTGAGGAACTGTGGCAACTTGTTTTTGTCAACAGCGGTGTCAAGTTGGCCATAGAGACCTCGGAAGTGCTGGATGACCTGAAAAGGCTTGAAAGAAATGGTACGACCATCCTGGTCTGCGGTACCTGCCTGACCCACTTCGAGCTGCTGGAGAAAAAACAGGTGGGAGTCACCACCAACATGCTCGATATCGTCACGGCCATGCAACTGGCCGACAAGGTGATTAACGTCTGACCTCCATAAATTATCAGAGCAAACCCTCGGATTTATACCATTCAGCAGTATTACGCAGACCTTCCAGTAGACCGACTTGAGGTGTATAACCAAGGAGTGTTTTGGCCTTGGTTATATCAAATGACCGGCTTTTAGTAAAAAAATCGACCCGTCTCCTGTAAATGGGGGGTTCGATTCCCAGGGGAATACAGATTTTCTCGCAGAGGCTGCCGGCCAGCTGAAAGGGCAGTGCGGGAACATGGACTTTCAGCTCGGAACTGCCGTTTATACGGGCAATTGTATCGAGCAGGGCATTCAGCTGAAGATTTTCATCTCCGCCTATTATAAAGGATTCGCCTATTGCTTCCTCCCTTTCCGAGGCAAGAATAAACCCATCCACCAGATCATCAATATAGACCATGTGATAATATATTTTCCCGGTTCCGATCACAGGCGTCACCTTCTTAACTGCCAGCTTGAAGAGCTTCAGCAACCGCATGTCACCGGGGCCATATATTGCAGTGGGGCGTACCACGGACAGGGCAAGATCATTTTTCCGGGCAAACTCATGGGCAAACAGCTCCCCTCCAGTTTTGTTCTCTGGTAAATATCGGCAGGTGCGTAGGGAGAATCCTCCCGCGCAGGCGGTTCCTTGACATCACCATGCACACCCACGGTACTGCAATGCACAAATCGTTTAACACCATTTTCTACTGCGGCCTCCAGGAGATAACGGGTGCCCTTGACATGGATATCCCGGTAATCCTGATCAACGGAACCGGCTGTCCTGAACATTGCGGCAATATTAAAAACCTTTTCACATCCGGCCACTGCCCTTTCCACTGAACCCCTGTCCCGGATATCCCCTTCAATGACTTCAAGACTGCTGCTCTCCGGCAGCATAACCCTTGCAGCTGACCGTACCAGCAATCTCACTTCATGGCCGTCCGACAATAATTTTTTACTGAGATTATGACCTGTAAAACCGGTTGCCCCGGTAACGAGAATTTTCATTTTTCCGTTCTGTTCTTTTCTTGATTATATACGAAACTCAAACTGACATTCGCGTAGCAGGATATTTTCAATTCATTGCATGTCATCAATAACACCTTGGTAAAACGCTTTCAATTTTTTCCGAAATGACCCAATAGAATGGTTTTGCTCTGCCACTTCCCTGCCTTTTTTGCCCAGTCTTTCCCGGAGGTCCTTGTCTTCAAGCAAAGTAACCATAGCCGCAGCCATGCTTTCTGCAACCGGTTCCACAAGGCAGGCAAACCCGTCATCCAAAACCTGGGTATGAGTTGGCAACCTGGTCGCCAGAACCACCTTGCCGGAGGCAAGGTAGGAATACAGTTTCATGGGTGTATTGTTTCCCTGGATTCGAGGAGAAAGCAGGATATCAGCCTGCCTCAGATAGTGGGCAAGAAGGGACACCGGCCGCATACCGCAGAAAACAGTATTTTCTCCGATTTCCAGATCCTGTGCCTTTTCCCTGTATTTGGCTATCGTTTCCTCAGTTCCACCGATAATCACCAGGTTACCCTGGCATCCCCGCAACCGGGCCAGTTGGAAACTTTCCAGAAGCAGGTCTATTCCCTGGTATCCTTCAAGGTTCCCCACGTAGAGCATAATTGGTCCGGAAATGTCGTATCTTTCCCACAGCAGTTCAGCCGAATGGGCATTTTCATCCAGCAGACTGATGTCCTCCAGCCTGGCAATTCTCTTTTCAGAGGCATAGTCCCGAGCAATCTCCTCCAATTCACGGCACACGGCCATAACCCCGTTACTGCCCCGGACCGCACTTCTTTCAAAAAACCTGAGTAGCGAACGAAAAGGACGAAGAAAAGAAAGCTTGTCAACCATCTGGATAACAAGAGAAGAATCCATATCATACACATATGGAATTCCTGAAAAAAGAGAAACAACCCTGACAAGAAAAACCGACTCCTCCACCGCATGAACCAGGTCAAAATCATATTTTTTCAACAGACGAACCATGGAAAAAAACATCACTCCGTCGCAAATGATTTTTTTGAATGATATGGAAGGAGGAATGTTCTTAATTCCTGGAATTGCCGGAATCCTGTGCAAAGTCACACCGTCCATGGCCACGTCCTCACCCTCGTGAAAAACAAGCAGATGAACATCAAAACCAAGGCGGGCCAGCTCTTCCACCAGCAATTTCACGGCAATGGGTGTACCTCTTTCCTGGAAAAAGGGTTGGGGGGCAAGGACCAGTATTTTTCTGTCCGTAAAAACTGTATCAGCTGTCACCACCATTTCCCCCACTTTGCTTCTTCAGGTCTGCACGGACAATAACAGGAGAACCAAAAAAATACGTTGCCCCCGTCAACCTGCAACACCCCTCTGCAAGGGTGGAAAAGAACCTGTTTTTAACCTTCCGATGAACAACCATCGGCAGAAGGAATTCGGGCCTGAACACAATTTCGCCACAACCATTCTTTCGGAATTCCGCGGCTATCTCACCCCTGGAAAAGAGGGTAAACGGTCGTGTATTCCCCTCCATCTTCTTTTTCATACCGAAAAACTGTTCATAGAGAATATTGGTACTTCTTCTATCAGGATAATCAACAATAACACATCGCTGTGCCACCCGGCACAGTTCCGCCATCAGCTCCCGCCACCTTTCGGCATGGGGAAGATAGCGAAATGCCATGACCACCTCAAAACTGTTATCATCAAAGGGCAGGTTGAGAGAATCACAGGTAAAATACTCAAAACTGTCGGGCGCAAGACGCTGATCAAGACGCGTTCTGCAGCTGTCGGCACTACCGGTTACCGTCACATCGAACCCTTGGTGAACAAGTGGTTCGGCAAGCTGTGCGTGACCTCCACCCACATCAAGAATTCTTGCCTTAGGTAATTTTGCAAGCAGGTCCAGAGTTATTGCACTCTGCCTTTCAAGAAAAAATTCACCGGCGACACCTTTGAACCGTGATGCGTAGTCGGCTGAAGCCGTCTCTATATCCGCTGTTTCCGGAAACATGTTTATCTTCCCTGCTCTCTCATCTTCTGTCTCTGGCTCCATGACAGTTTTATGATTTATTCCATGTAACATAACAATGCTCCACCTGCGCGACCTGTGAAGCTTCCTCCTCTTTACTCCAGCCCAGCACCCTGCCCATAATCCGGGCAAGGTTCTGAAGAACATGTAGTGGAGGGCATTCTGCGGAGCCAAGACATGACCTCCTGAACACCACGTCAGCCAAGTTGCTCGCCATCTCTTCAGCAATAAAATAAAGGACTTCCGCCTCAAGAAGAAGCGGACTGTCACTCACCCGCTGAACCTTACCATCCCGAAACCCACCACCCTCCACCAGGAAGGCAAAAACATCCCGCCAGACCGGACCGTAAACAGACTGTAGATGAGAACGAAGCTCTAAATATTCTTCTCCAAGCTCACGGATCAGGGGACCGAAATCGGGCTTGAGGCTTTTTCGGGTGTCCGCATACGCTGCCGGTGATTTTTCAGGGAGCATCTTCAACCTGCGAATACCGGCCAGGACCCGTCCTGCGATATCAGGGGCAGTTGTGTATTTTACGCCCTTGATGGTAATAAGTCCTTTCAGGCCACCGTTTTTCTCATGAAAAAGGACTTCCGAAGATTTATTCAACTGAACACTGTCAGGTTTTTGGGTGTCCGCCTCCTTCATAGGCAGAACCCCGCCATGATAAAAAGTCACATCGTCCATGGACAACTGTCCCGGAGGATAGATCTTGTTGATCTCTTCCAGAACCTCATTAATATCATCTTTTCCGAGAGAAAACTGATCAGCCGGACCTGTCCAGGGCTTATAGGCTGTACCGATCATTGTATACTCTTCGCGCCAGGGGACAAAGAAAAAGAGCCGCTTTCCCCGCTTGATCACAGCATCCCTGTCCACATAATCGGTATACCCTTCAAGCCCCACGGCATAGCGTTTGAACAGCTTTTTTTTCACTACAATATTAATAGCAGTGGCCCATTTCTGCCCGACCAGTCCGGATTCCATGCCGGAGAGCAGGCCTATCTGCGGCCCACTGGCGTTGACCGCCAGGGAACAGGACAGGGTGAACTCACTGTTATCGAGAAGATCCCTGACCCGCAGCCCGCAAAGACTATTTCCACTTTTCTCCAACGAGAGGACTTCCATGTAATTTGCAACACATCCGCCATATTTTGCACTTTCCCTGACAAATTCGAAGGTCAGCCGCTCACTGTTCTCGGCAATGGCATCATACCAGACAGCACCACCCGTGAGATTGTTTTCATCTATTCCCGGAATAATCCACCTGCATTCATCAGCAGAAAGAGAAGTCCCGGCGGGAAGGTGATTTTTTCCATCCAGGCCTCTATTTCTGTCAAAGGCGACGAGGTCATAAACCCCAAAGGCGAGACGCATCATTTCCCTGCCCCTGATACCATGACCATAAGTTGGCATAAGACAGGCCAGAGGCTTGACCAAGTGGGGTGCAAAGGACATCATTGCCCTTCTGGAGACAATAGATTCACGCATCCTTCTAAAATCCCCATGCTGAAGATAACGGATGCCACCGTGGATAATTTTCAGGCTGTTGGCGGACGTGGCGTGCCCGAAATCCCCTTTTTCCAGCAGGGCAACAGTGTAACCGGCCCTGGCCGCCTCCAAGGCCAGGACCGCACCATGAATACCTCCTCCGATGATGACCATATCAAAATGAGTCGTCACCAGGCGTTCTCTTTCTCTTTTCATATCAACTGATTATTAAAATAAATCGAGATCAAAGCAATCGCAAATCTGCCCATGGCCACCAAAGATAATCATCTTCCGTCCCTGATGGCCGACACAATCTCCCGACCAAAATCTGCTGCTTTTTTTATCTCTTCCGGATGGTCAAGAACCGCTTTTCTCTTGTCCACACCCTTGATGAGTAAATCACCGCCATACTCAACATCCATGGCATCAAAAATATAACGGCTGGTCAGAACCGAGCAGTCAAAAATCTTCGCTCCCCTGGTGGCTGCAGTAGAGAGCAGATAGCCTTTTCGCATCTCATCTTCACGACATCGTTCCTTCAGCAGATACTTTCTGGCCCACCTGGCCTGCATTCTGTCGCCGAAAATCTTGCACTGGGCAGAAAGACCATAAAAATAAACAGGACTGACGAGGAGAATAGAATCTGCCACATCGACCAGCTCGTACAGTCCGATCATATCATCTTTTACCACACACATGCCGCTTTTATCACACCCTCCACAACCCTGACAAGGGCGTAGAGACAGGTCATTGAGTCGAACATATTCCACCGAGCCGCCATTTTCTTCAAAAACGGAAGCCACTGTTTTTGCAATTGTTTCACTGTTTCCGTTTTTTCTGGGACTTCCGAGCAGAACAAGCATTTTCATGGAATATCCTCCTTTTTTCCGTAGGGTGTCTTGAAAAACAAGAATTTTCGTTTGAGGTCAAGGAACAGGGAAATTAAAAAGTGCTCCATGTTGGGCTATATGAGCATTTTTCATTTTCCTGTGACGCAGAGATTGGGCGAAAAAGCAATTTTTCAAGGTGGCCCGTAATCAATAATAACGGGAAATTTTCATTGTTCGTTGCACCCAAAGGGTATAAATACCCAAAAGGCATGAATGAGTCAGTTGGTTTATCCTGAAGTTGTAACAGCTTCAGGAATAAGGAAAATCCCCTCCAGACGGGATAGTATGCAGATTAGCCTATTTTGGCAAGCATGATGATGAAATCCTTTTGAAAAAAACAGAGGCAGCCACAGACAAAAAAAGAGGCAGCACCCTGCGCCCTGGGGTGTTGCCTCTTTCAGAGTCTCCTTGCTTTCTGCAAAGAGAACCCGTTTTTATCGTTTGACAGCCGACTATTTTTTCCTTCTGCCAAAACCGGCAAGGCCGACAAGGCCTGCACCGAACAGCAGCATGGTGGCCGGTTCAGGTACCGGAGCCGTTCCCCCACCAATGACATCATTATCACACCATGGAGCATAGGCGACAAAAAAACTGTCCGGGTCAAGAATTATATTAAAATTCGAAAAATCATAAGTAATATTATAGCCGGATTGAGTTGCCCCAAAAGAACCGTTCAAAAGAGTCAACGAACCGTCGTCGTTAATACCATTGGGGTTACCTGTTCTGTTAGTAGTTGCAAACGTGTATGTGTAATTATCAGCCACACTATATAAACCATCATCAGGTACATTCCCTGTAGAAACACTATTACGCTCACCACCATCATGGACAAAATAATCCCAGCTGTCCCACGCACCATCTGTCGAGATAAAAAGAGAATCAAATGCCTGACGATAAGTACTATCGTGCAGAACAATTGTTACTGATTCAAGATAGTTGCCGATATCATTATATGTAACATCCATATGATCAATCTTGGGGTGCCCCACTCATCACCGGCAATAGGTGAAGTATAACCAGGCCAGTTCACCCAATTATCTTCATAAGTCAATGTCGTAGCAGAAGCCATTCCGGCTCCCAAAGCCGTTGAGACAGTCAAAGCTAAGGCAGCAATCAGTTGTTTTTTCATGTTTTTCTCCATTTGTCTTGAAGTATACCAAAAAATCTTTTTTAAACATCAAGCAATAATCGGTCCAGTTTTATTTTTTTAAAGATTTTCTTTTATGATAACCTTTTACAAACAAATAAAGCACTGGCGTGAAACTGAAAACAATCTCAAAAAAAGTTCTGTAACACGTATCTTTTCCGATAAAGCGGAAAATACAGGGTCTTAAAACCGCCCAGCCACCTTTTTACCGCTGCAAGGCTTCTGCTATCGCATCACAGACATATCCGATATTTTTTGAGGTCAGTCCAGCCAGATTAATCCGTCCCCCGCCCACTACATAGATACTTTTATTTTCTCTCAACCAGTCCACCACCTCCGCTGACAAACCACTGAAGGAAAACATACCCCGCTGCCGGGCGATATAGGAAAAGTCACCCTCGACACCTCTTGCCACCAGTCCCTCAACCAGGGCCCTGCGCATATCCCTGATCCGTTCCCTCATGCCGCCAAGTTCCTCAATCCACAGGGAATAAAGTTCGGGACGATCAAGAATCGTTGCGGCAACAAGCCCTCCATGTGCAGGAGGATTTGAGTAGAGAACACGAATAGTGGTTTTCAAATGACTGAAAGCAACAGCAGCTTCTTTTTGCGTTGGACAGATCAGTGTCAGAGCCCCGGTCCGCTCGTTATACAGGCCGAAATTTTTAGAAAATGAACTGGCTACCAAAAAGTCCCCACCAAGGGCTGCAAACTGTTCAACTGCAAAGCGGTCCGCTTCAACACTCTCCCCGAATCCCTGGTAGGCAAAATCAAGAAACGGTATCCAGCCCTTTTCATTGCTTATTGCCGCAATCCTGCGCCATTGCTCCCTGTCAGGGTCAACTCCGCTGGGATTATGGCAACAGGTGTGCAGGAGAACGACATCTCCGCCGGGAATATTTTCCAGACTGGCTGTCATTCCGTCAAAATCAAGTTGTCTGTTTTCCGCATCATAATACGCATACTGCTCAAGTTCAAAACCGGCGGCAGAAAAGACTGCATTGTGATTTGCCCATGTGGGAGAACTCAACCAAACCTTTGCATCCGGATAAAACTTTTTCAGGAGATCGCCGCCAACACGCAGAGCTCCAGTTCCCCCGGGGGCATGAGCGGTAACCGCACGACCGGAATTTATCACTTCATT
The DNA window shown above is from Desulfomarina profundi and carries:
- a CDS encoding double-cubane-cluster-containing anaerobic reductase, whose translation is MGEDYKSMWMELGLDLDGHDALLNVLAQAYNDIFLSQKDRPETMSYFDFVMSEVHGLRIRELLEEKKTGRKIIGSYCVFVPEEIALAANATLIGLCSGADFATDEVEKLLPRNTCALIKSSFGFKLGKVCPYLESADMIVGENTCDGKKKSYESFKSLVDNLYIMDLPQVKSEQGRELLKNEYFRFKKAVEELTGVTITADSLKDAIRTVNAKRAAVHRLSLLRRHDPAPISGLDALLANQIFFYDNPARFTQSVNAICEELEKRVQKKDGAFPAKTVRILLSGCPQAVPNWKLPAIVEQSGAVIVGEESCVGERGCRNLTDDSGNSVDEMMEAIIDRYFKIDCAIFTPNGERIDHIKEMSKTYRADGVIHYGLQFCQPYLMEAIPVERALEKESIPCLRIETDYSMEDAGQLTTRVEAFIEQLR
- a CDS encoding acyl-CoA dehydratase activase, which produces MNFAGIDIGSRSIELVVVDEDEQIVSALQADTGFDPITEAEKLTEQCDFDRIMATGYGRNLFEISFDAPTVTEIKAHALGAKTLFPEAGAILDIGGQDTKAISLFANGKIRKFEMNDRCAAGTGKFLEIMAGALGFTIDEFGRQALLAEKELSISSMCTVFAESEVTSLIAGGENRHEIALGLHASVMRRAASMISRVCPEGAIVFTGGVAKNPCMITLLEEKLGQKLLVPDDPQLVGALGAALLSKGK
- the selD gene encoding selenide, water dikinase SelD, translated to MTTQHNKPIRLTESVSGSGUASKLAPGDLDKALCGIDFPSDENVLIGLDRADDAGIYRISDDLALIQTVDFFTPIVDDPFAFGQIAAANALSDVYAMGGVPKTAMNLVAFPGKEMDLSILRAIIEGGIDKLKEAEVVLMGGHSVEDKEIKFGLSVTGIIHPRKILAKKNLRPGDRLILTKPLGTGIINTAIKAAMAPAELCNRVTRIMATLNRRSGEIMEKFDISACTDITGFGLLGHLAEMVCGSGNSVTINSGDIPLIPEAIDFANMGFVPAGAYNNRTFREEMITFNPQVPRTLQDILFDPQTSGGLLISVQENQAEKLLNALKEGGVEGVAQIGEIVSGPKEKIEIK
- a CDS encoding sulfurtransferase TusA family protein, with the translated sequence MKTIDARGLACPTPVLETKNILETKKPDSIRVTVDNPAAQQNVQRFLESRGFETLLEQQGDDYFISGSRDSAPRNRLKHRPLPFQQKTTFRKSW
- the yedF gene encoding sulfurtransferase-like selenium metabolism protein YedF, with the translated sequence MVMCGTDSLGSGDRELGGKLMTSFLRTLEEMGEELWQLVFVNSGVKLAIETSEVLDDLKRLERNGTTILVCGTCLTHFELLEKKQVGVTTNMLDIVTAMQLADKVINV
- a CDS encoding glycosyltransferase family 4 protein, which translates into the protein MTADTVFTDRKILVLAPQPFFQERGTPIAVKLLVEELARLGFDVHLLVFHEGEDVAMDGVTLHRIPAIPGIKNIPPSISFKKIICDGVMFFSMVRLLKKYDFDLVHAVEESVFLVRVVSLFSGIPYVYDMDSSLVIQMVDKLSFLRPFRSLLRFFERSAVRGSNGVMAVCRELEEIARDYASEKRIARLEDISLLDENAHSAELLWERYDISGPIMLYVGNLEGYQGIDLLLESFQLARLRGCQGNLVIIGGTEETIAKYREKAQDLEIGENTVFCGMRPVSLLAHYLRQADILLSPRIQGNNTPMKLYSYLASGKVVLATRLPTHTQVLDDGFACLVEPVAESMAAAMVTLLEDKDLRERLGKKGREVAEQNHSIGSFRKKLKAFYQGVIDDMQ
- a CDS encoding class I SAM-dependent methyltransferase — protein: MLHGINHKTVMEPETEDERAGKINMFPETADIETASADYASRFKGVAGEFFLERQSAITLDLLAKLPKARILDVGGGHAQLAEPLVHQGFDVTVTGSADSCRTRLDQRLAPDSFEYFTCDSLNLPFDDNSFEVVMAFRYLPHAERWRELMAELCRVAQRCVIVDYPDRRSTNILYEQFFGMKKKMEGNTRPFTLFSRGEIAAEFRKNGCGEIVFRPEFLLPMVVHRKVKNRFFSTLAEGCCRLTGATYFFGSPVIVRADLKKQSGGNGGDS
- a CDS encoding glycerol-3-phosphate dehydrogenase/oxidase, producing MKRERERLVTTHFDMVIIGGGIHGAVLALEAARAGYTVALLEKGDFGHATSANSLKIIHGGIRYLQHGDFRRMRESIVSRRAMMSFAPHLVKPLACLMPTYGHGIRGREMMRLAFGVYDLVAFDRNRGLDGKNHLPAGTSLSADECRWIIPGIDENNLTGGAVWYDAIAENSERLTFEFVRESAKYGGCVANYMEVLSLEKSGNSLCGLRVRDLLDNSEFTLSCSLAVNASGPQIGLLSGMESGLVGQKWATAINIVVKKKLFKRYAVGLEGYTDYVDRDAVIKRGKRLFFFVPWREEYTMIGTAYKPWTGPADQFSLGKDDINEVLEEINKIYPPGQLSMDDVTFYHGGVLPMKEADTQKPDSVQLNKSSEVLFHEKNGGLKGLITIKGVKYTTAPDIAGRVLAGIRRLKMLPEKSPAAYADTRKSLKPDFGPLIRELGEEYLELRSHLQSVYGPVWRDVFAFLVEGGGFRDGKVQRVSDSPLLLEAEVLYFIAEEMASNLADVVFRRSCLGSAECPPLHVLQNLARIMGRVLGWSKEEEASQVAQVEHCYVTWNKS
- a CDS encoding flavodoxin family protein, with the protein product MKMLVLLGSPRKNGNSETIAKTVASVFEENGGSVEYVRLNDLSLRPCQGCGGCDKSGMCVVKDDMIGLYELVDVADSILLVSPVYFYGLSAQCKIFGDRMQARWARKYLLKERCREDEMRKGYLLSTAATRGAKIFDCSVLTSRYIFDAMDVEYGGDLLIKGVDKRKAVLDHPEEIKKAADFGREIVSAIRDGR
- a CDS encoding PEP-CTERM sorting domain-containing protein — encoded protein: MDVTYNDIGNYLESVTIVLHDSTYRQAFDSLFISTDGAWDSWDYFVHDGGERNSVSTGNVPDDGLYSVADNYTYTFATTNRTGNPNGINDDGSLTLLNGSFGATQSGYNITYDFSNFNIILDPDSFFVAYAPWCDNDVIGGGTAPVPEPATMLLFGAGLVGLAGFGRRKK
- a CDS encoding amino acid aminotransferase, coding for MWQNIEAAPADSILGLTDAFKKDGNPEKVNLGVGVYKDDEGNTPVLSCVKEAEKILLASEKTKSYLPIPGDPGYGKNVQKLLFGEENEVINSGRAVTAHAPGGTGALRVGGDLLKKFYPDAKVWLSSPTWANHNAVFSAAGFELEQYAYYDAENRQLDFDGMTASLENIPGGDVVLLHTCCHNPSGVDPDREQWRRIAAISNEKGWIPFLDFAYQGFGESVEADRFAVEQFAALGGDFLVASSFSKNFGLYNERTGALTLICPTQKEAAVAFSHLKTTIRVLYSNPPAHGGLVAATILDRPELYSLWIEELGGMRERIRDMRRALVEGLVARGVEGDFSYIARQRGMFSFSGLSAEVVDWLRENKSIYVVGGGRINLAGLTSKNIGYVCDAIAEALQR